The Nicotiana tomentosiformis chromosome 2, ASM39032v3, whole genome shotgun sequence genome includes the window GCGATAGAGGGAAAGAAAATTGCAGAGAAAAGTTTACAGATTATGAAAAACAATACGATCAATGATATGAGTTGAGTTTAAAGAAAGAAGTGAGAATTCCTATAGTCGATTCCAACTTATTCGAGACTAAGACgcagttattgttgttgtacgaAAAACAAGACGAAGATGGGAGACGTGGTAATAGATATGGATGATGTCATATCTTTGTGTAGAATTTGCCATGAACAagagtttgaaagcttaaagagcTTAGAAACTCCTTGTGCATGCTCTGGAACTATCAAGGTAAACTAATTGCTTTTGTTCACTAATCATGTCTTCTGTTTAATTACCAAATTTAATCTGTAATTAACTGGTTTTTTCATTCTCGGCTTTGAATATTTCTTTAAATCACAAATTTCTAATATGGACTTTTATTTTGATCAGTTCGCGCACAGAGATTGTATACAAAGATGGTGTAATGAAAAGGGAAATACAACTTGTGAAATTTGTTTACAGGTGCAAAAGTAACTtcttcattttcatcaatattccaaaaaaaataaaaattgcttAGCCATTCGATATTCGACTCATTGATCTGACTAATTAGCTAGCGTTTGAACATaaatttagttgaaacttgaaaaacgagcttttgaagttgtgttgaaaTATTTAATGATGCAGAAATTTGAACCCGGATTCTATGTTCCATCCCCTAAGAAGGTCCACTTGGTTGATAATACAGCAGTGACAATTAGGTATTATTCCCTCACAATATTACTCTTCCATTTaaacaacaaaaaaagaaaaagagaaggaaataAGAGTAGAggcggaatcaggatttgaactTTATTGTTTTTTATTATCTGCATCCAAACCCTGAGACATGTCTCAATATTTTTTCCATAAAAAATCATTATTTTAGTTAGATTCAAAATTCAATTACTAACATATGATGTTGCTATCCTAAGACCATAAAACAAATAAAGTTCAAATTCTGACTCCGAATTTGTACTATGTTAGGTGCAAGCTagtttttttaagaaaaaaaaaaaaacaaaaagtatAAACTATTACTAATTAATTACAGAGGAAGCCTGGAAGTTGTAAGAAGAACAGAAGCAGAACCAGAATCATcagcagaagaagaagaaatctTGGAAAGTCAATGCTCACAAACTAGGGATAGAAACTACTCTTATTGTCGAACTGCCCTTCTCATTGTAAGCACTTATTCTCGCACTCTTTTTCCTACTTTATTGCTAATTCAGAGTCGGATCAAAGAATTTTAAGTAAGCTGATTTGCTTATTAGAAATCATTTTCgataaaaatatatgtatatataagttCAGGGGTAGATTTATAGTCTATTTTATGGGACACGTGAACTCATGATCTCTTCACTAAGCTaggtattttatgtatatatttttcaGAATTGATCTTATATTATCTGATGCACTCATGCTCTAAAGAGGCTAAGTGGTGCACTTGGCTGAATGTTGAGTTATTTACCTAGAGGAGCAAAGATCAATTCTTGCTTAATACTTtcctttttctcctttctttaatGGAATCCTAGATTCACCTCTATATATAACGCGAGTCAAAGACAGTAGATGCTTATGCGCCTCTTACGTACATTTTATGTATCAATCCATGTGCTAACTCAATGTTGACAACCAAAAATTGGCAGTTCACAATTGTACTTCTGATGAGACATGTGTTAATGGTGCTCAATGGAGGGGCAAAAGATTATCCCTTTACACTTCCTACTGTAAGTATTAATTAAACAAAACCAACAGGTTATGTCCTGTGGTACTTAATTTCTCTAACTGCTGGGACTTTCCTTAAATGCTTCTAAATCTGTGTCGGATTCTTTAAAAATGCATTTTCTTGAAGGATTTGACACGCACCTTATGCTACAATTGAAGAGTTTGAGCGACATAGACTATTACTAGTGCTTAACAACTTTATTGGTTCTTGCATTTGCAGTTGATTCTTATAAAAGCTAGTGGGATAATCATGCCAATGTACATCATAATCATGGTGATCACAACAATTCAGAACGACAACAAGGGTTGTGGTGGAATGGTAAGTAGTATTTTATCCTTACTCAAAGGTCTAGGTTCGAGTCTTTGATATGAGTTCTCCTTTATTATGGAGCACTTTACTCCAATATAGGATTATCCGACACGGATACAAATTTAATTGATTCCTAATATAATGCTACTAGTACTGTAAGACAATCTGAAATTTTAACTTGTTTCTTTATTCAGGATTCAGAAGACATTCTATCGAACTCTGACGAAGAAAACTAAAAAGACGATCGAGCATCTAATTGCATATTTTCTCTAAACTGTAAATTGTATTCAAGACTTATAACCCCAGTCGTCTCGACGACTTACCCTACACCCAATGTGTATACCAAATTATGCAAATTAATCATAGCAGTTGAAAATTAAAGGGAAAATACGTATTATTTAACCATGATAACGTGTTAAAAGGAGTATATGCAAGACAATTGTTTTGCATTCATTGTTTTAATACATTGGATAAGTTTGAACCTGTCCATTGGATTTTATTACACGTGTAAGAGTTTTATGCTTGAAATTAAACACTATCTTTGGACTGCAAAAGTAATTCCCAGGTCAACTCTTGAAATAGTTCGGAAAAAAATCTTAAACAGTTTTGTGCACTACAGGTCAACTATCAATTATTAATATGCGACATATAATACTTTTATGTAACTTTTAAACATGCtaagttatattttttttaaatttaagaaattgaTATTTGAAATCGGAAAAAAGTACGTAGAAAtgtatcttcttctttttttaattagCTTTCGCTTTCTACAAAACTAATCATATTTTATTGAATATGAATCTAATCTTACCATCTTTCATTCAATTTCTTCAAAGATAATAAATAACAAGGTTAAAAGAGGTACAAAATGTAATTTTTTATATTAGACTATCAATAATTCCTAATTAGCTAGAAACACAGACAttgacccccctccccccccccccccccccccacacaaaaaaaaaatgtaaagaGAACAGAATGACAAGTAAAAGGCCTAACACTAGCAAAATTGAGCTCTAATTAATGTACAATGGTGTATCAATTAATTCTCCGTGGTTAAATTTTAGGAATAATTTCAGAGGCCTCCTCTTACGTTTCGCTTTATCACAATAACCTCCCTTGTAATTTACGTTATTACGCTTGTctccttattttgattttttgtaacaattcttttatatttatttattataaatgTGACCAAGTACAATATGACAATTTTAACCCTACTAGTATTATACCCTATTGTTGACAGAAAATTATTAAAACTCTTTTACTtgctccctccgtttcaatttaaatgacacatttctttattagtctgttccaaaaagaatgatatatttttatatttaaaaataatttaattttaaacttttcaTGTATCCTCTCCCTCTTTATGCAAATTTATGATATCTACTCATGTAAAGGTATTATTAAAAGTGTTATAACCAGGGGCGGTTTGACATAATCGGGGGCCTAAAGCGTAACTACAATTAGAGTCCCAAATTTTTATAATCGAtttttaagtaattatttttcaattgataatatagctaaCCGATTTAATCACTCTTGAGACGTTGAtcttatgtatttttattttgaaaaacttTTTTCCGTTGAGGCAACCGTTAGACatttgaaaatgaatcaagtctTTTTATGTAAATAAGTATATCGATTAGAGTGTTATCTTCTATTTGTACTAATTTCCGTAGCACTTGTTAACTCAAAATATAAGTCTAAACCATCAATATTAGAGTGACTATTATGCTTTAAGGATCATCAAAAAGGttaatacaattttttttttcctttcaaattcTCATCATTTAGTAAtctcaatattttaaaataatacttATATTTAGTGGTCAGAGTGTAAAAAAAGCAAATGAAGGTTATATCAAGTTTAAGGAAATTATAGAGATATGTTTACTTTATGAGAGAACTTTTCCATTTCTCAACAGTCACATCAACTTCACGACGATAAATTTTTACTATAAAATACTTAAACAGTTTTAAGGAAAAATAACATAACATATTCCTTCTAAAATTGGGGCCCCACGAAATTGGGGCCTAAGGCATATCCAAGCCCTTTGAGCCGGCTCTGGTTATAACTATTTAAAAGATTAAGATTTATGCAATTAATTTACTGAAGGCTTCTCGTTTTCTGGTGATATTAGTTCTACGCCTTTACTTTGCTTTACTGGAGGAGATGTGCAGCTGATAAATGAATTGTAAAGGTCTAGAAAGTTATACGTACCCTTTTAAAATAGTAATTAGTGAAGGTAAGTTTAGGCGTAAACAGTAAAGTTAGATGTTATGTGACCAGGAAATACGAGTTCGAGCCGTGGTAATaacctcttgcaaaaatgcagggtaaggttgcgtacaatagacccttatgaTCCGGCCCTTCCTTGGATCTTACACATAGCGAGAGCTTAGTGTATCGAGCTGGCCTTTTTAATTAGTGGAGTAATATTAAGCTATTAGTTGGATAGTTAtttgggagaaattcaaaaatagtcagatttacaagtggccattcaaaaatagccacactttcaaaagtaatcgaaatttagtcacttttcatgtaaagataaatctgaacgaaaacacagttcaaaatccgaaaaatactccagtatattatactggagttccagcataagtatactggaactccagcatattatactgaaGTTTCAGCATAAGTATACTAGAAccccagcataatatattggagttccagcaaagtataccggtccagtataatatgctggaagttcatacacaggtgctcgaaTC containing:
- the LOC104115376 gene encoding uncharacterized protein, which translates into the protein MGDVVIDMDDVISLCRICHEQEFESLKSLETPCACSGTIKFAHRDCIQRWCNEKGNTTCEICLQKFEPGFYVPSPKKVHLVDNTAVTIRGSLEVVRRTEAEPESSAEEEEILESQCSQTRDRNYSYCRTALLIFTIVLLMRHVLMVLNGGAKDYPFTLPTLILIKASGIIMPMYIIIMVITTIQNDNKGCGGMDSEDILSNSDEEN